A single region of the Maniola jurtina chromosome 6, ilManJurt1.1, whole genome shotgun sequence genome encodes:
- the LOC123866437 gene encoding stress protein DDR48-like isoform X1, producing MHIKFTMLLLCVVAMLVTTQAKPCYFGDCGDNEGERGYDDGNGYGGGSENYNTGSYGDDNRLDDGNGYGGGSESYNTGRYGDDNRRDDGYGNGGGSESYNTGRYGDDNRRDDGYGNGGGSESYNTGSYGDDNRRDDGYGNGGGSESYNTGRYGDDDRRDDGYGNGGGSESYNTGSYGDDNRRDDGYGNGGGSESYNTGSYGDDNRRDDGYGNGGDLESHNDDSYGGTFRQDDGGYRSSYSRGGGGRHPPLGIPPRPPQFNGRPPRLPMGGPPRQPPYSGPRRQPPGGSIMIDGSQITIDLPQMWWGRT from the exons atGCATATTAAGTTTACCATGCTCCTTCTTTGTGTAGTCGCTATGTTGGTGACAACTCAAGCGAAACCttg TTATTTTGGCGATTGCGGTGATAACGAAGGTGAACGTGGTTACGATGACGGCAACGGTTACGGGGGTGGTTCAGAAAACTATAACACCGGCAGTTACGGAGATGATAACAGACTCGATGACGGCAACGGTTACGGGGGTGGTTCAGAAAGCTATAACACCGGCAGATACGGAGATGATAACAGACGCGATGACGGCTACGGTAACGGGGGTGGTTCAGAAAGCTATAACACCGGCAGATACGGAGATGATAACAGACGCGATGACGGCTACGGTAACGGGGGTGGTTCAGAAAGCTATAACACTGGCAGTTACGGAGATGATAACAGACGCGATGACGGCTACGGTAACGGGGGTGGTTCAGAAAGCTATAACACCGGCAGGTACGGAGATGATGACAGACGCGATGACGGCTACGGTAACGGGGGTGGTTCAGAAAGCTATAACACCGGCAGTTACGGAGATGATAACAGACGCGATGACGGCTACGGTAACGGGGGTGGTTCAGAAAGCTATAACACCGGCAGTTACGGAGATGATAACAGACGCGATGACGGCTACGGTAACGGGGGTGATTTAGAAAGCCATAACGACGACAGTTACGGAGGTACTTTTAGACAAGATGACGGCGGTTACAGAAGTAGTTACTCACGCGGCGGCGGCGGTCGTCACCCACCGTTGGGCATTCCGCCACGGCCGCCACAGTTCAATGGCCGGCCGCCGCGGCTACCGATGGGAGGTCCGCCGCGGCAACCACCGTACAGCGGCCCGCGGCGGCAACCACCAGGTGGTTCAATCATGATTGATGGATCGCAAATCACCATTGACTTACCGCAAATGTGGTGGGGGCGGACGTGA
- the LOC123866437 gene encoding stress protein DDR48-like isoform X2 has translation MHIKFTMLLLCVVAMLVTTQAKPCYFGDCGDNEGERGYESYNTGRYGDDNRRDDGYGNGGGSESYNTGRYGDDNRRDDGYGNGGGSESYNTGSYGDDNRRDDGYGNGGGSESYNTGRYGDDDRRDDGYGNGGGSESYNTGSYGDDNRRDDGYGNGGGSESYNTGSYGDDNRRDDGYGNGGDLESHNDDSYGGTFRQDDGGYRSSYSRGGGGRHPPLGIPPRPPQFNGRPPRLPMGGPPRQPPYSGPRRQPPGGSIMIDGSQITIDLPQMWWGRT, from the exons atGCATATTAAGTTTACCATGCTCCTTCTTTGTGTAGTCGCTATGTTGGTGACAACTCAAGCGAAACCttg TTATTTTGGCGATTGCGGTGATAACGAAGGTGAACGTGGTTACG AAAGCTATAACACCGGCAGATACGGAGATGATAACAGACGCGATGACGGCTACGGTAACGGGGGTGGTTCAGAAAGCTATAACACCGGCAGATACGGAGATGATAACAGACGCGATGACGGCTACGGTAACGGGGGTGGTTCAGAAAGCTATAACACTGGCAGTTACGGAGATGATAACAGACGCGATGACGGCTACGGTAACGGGGGTGGTTCAGAAAGCTATAACACCGGCAGGTACGGAGATGATGACAGACGCGATGACGGCTACGGTAACGGGGGTGGTTCAGAAAGCTATAACACCGGCAGTTACGGAGATGATAACAGACGCGATGACGGCTACGGTAACGGGGGTGGTTCAGAAAGCTATAACACCGGCAGTTACGGAGATGATAACAGACGCGATGACGGCTACGGTAACGGGGGTGATTTAGAAAGCCATAACGACGACAGTTACGGAGGTACTTTTAGACAAGATGACGGCGGTTACAGAAGTAGTTACTCACGCGGCGGCGGCGGTCGTCACCCACCGTTGGGCATTCCGCCACGGCCGCCACAGTTCAATGGCCGGCCGCCGCGGCTACCGATGGGAGGTCCGCCGCGGCAACCACCGTACAGCGGCCCGCGGCGGCAACCACCAGGTGGTTCAATCATGATTGATGGATCGCAAATCACCATTGACTTACCGCAAATGTGGTGGGGGCGGACGTGA